The nucleotide window ACCGGCGTCTGCGATTTATTGCTGCAGGCAGCCAGGCCAATCATCGCCACTGACGCCGCGATCAAGCCGGCTCGTCCATTCATGTGCTTCATGAGTGCCCTCGTTGAGGCGTACATCGATAGACGTAAGACCCCACGGTGGAGTTAACGATCCCAGCCGGGCGGTGGGCGCTGGGCGATGGGCGATGGGCGATGGGGGGTGGTGGGAATGGCGCGATTGTGAGTGGGAGTGAGGCGCAACGCGCGTGTGTCATCCCGAGCGAAGGCGCGTGGCGCCGGAGTCGAGGGACCCCCGTCCCGACGGAGGAGCCTTACGCAGCGCTCCGCTGAGACAGAGGTCCTTCGCTACGCTGCGCTCCGCTCAGGATGACAAGGGCGTTGCGCTCGGATGACTAGCCAACGGCGTCAACCACCGCCGGCCCCGCCGCGCCCGCCTGCTTCTTCTTATCTCTCGCCAGCTTCCGCTCGAGCCGCCGATTGAGCGGGTCGAGATACGTGTAGACCACGGGCGTGATGTACAGCGTCACGAGCTGCGAGAACGCGAGCCCGCCAACCACGGCGATGCCAAGCGGACGCCGCGACTCCGACCCCATGCCCGTGGCGAGCGCGACCGGCAGCGTGCCGACGAGCGCGGCGACCGTGGTCATCATGATCGGCCTGAACCGAATGTGCGCCGCGTGCACGATCGACTCGCCAGGCGGCTTGTGCTCGGTCCGCTCGGTTTCGACAGCGAAGTCGACCATCATGATCGCGTTCTTCTTCACGATGCCGATCAACAGAATGATGCCGACGAACGCGAACACGCTGAGCTCGACGTGACAGATCCACAGCGCCAAGAGCGCGCCGAACGCGGCGAAGGGAAGACCCGAGAGAATCGTGATCGGATGGATGAAGCTCTCGTACAACACGCCCAGCACCATGTAGATCACGAAGACCGCCAGGACGATCAGCACGAGCAAACCGGCCTGCGTCTGCTGGAAGACCTGCGCCGTACCGGAGAACGCGGTGGTGATGCCGTTCGGCAGGTCGCGCGCGGCGAGCTGCTCGAGCTCGGACGTCGCCGCGCCGAGCGAGACGCCGGGCGCGAGGTTGAACGAGATCGTCACCGACGGCATCTGGCCGGAGTGGTTGATCGATACCGGACCCACGGTTCTGGTCAGCGACGCCACGGCGCGCAGCGGCACGAGCGTGCCGCTCTGCGCGCGAATGAACAACAGGTTGAGCGCCGACAGGTCCTGCTGATATTGTGGTTCCAGTTCGAGTATTACAGAATACTCATTAGCGGGCGTGTAGATCAATCCCGCCTGGCGCGAGCCATACGCGTCGTACAGCGAGCTCTCGATCTGGTCGGCCGTCACGCCGAACGCCGCGGCGCGCGTGCGGTCGATCTGCACGTTGATCTGCGGATTCGAGTTCTGCATGTCGCTGTTCACGTCCTGCAGCAGATTCGACTGCTGCGCCGCGGACTGGAGCTTCATCGCGCCCGTGTAGAGCGCATCGACGTCCGAGCTCTGCATCGTGAATTGATAGGCGGCGCGCGCCGACCGGCCGCCGATCTGAATCGCCGGCGGCAGCGAGGGAAATGCCTGGATGCCCGGAATTCGTGCCAGCTTGCCGCGCAGCTCGTTCACGACGTCCTGCGCCGCGAGGCGTTTGCCGAGCGGCTTGAGCGTCACTGATAACCGCCCGGTATTCGACGCCGACGACCCGCCGCCCCCGCCCACGCTCGACATCAGCGAATTGACATTGGTGTCGCGCTGCACGATCGCCGCGATCTGCTGCTGCCGTCGCACCATGTCCTCGAACGACGTACCCTGCGCAGCCTGCGTCGAGATGTTGATCTGCCCGGTGTCCTGATCGGGAATGAATCCCGACGGAATGATCTTGAACAACACCACGGTGCCCACGAGCACGAGCAGCGAAAAGATCATCGACAGCGCGCGATGCGCCATCGTCCAATCGAGCGTCGTCTTGTACTTGTCGAGCGTCCAGTCCCACGCCCGCTCGGTCACGTTATAGAATCGTCCATGCGCCTTGTTCCCCTCGGCGCGCAGCAAGCGGCTCGACAGCATCGGCGTGAACGTCAGCGACACGACGCCGGAGACCAGGATCGACGTGGCGATGACGACCGCGAATTCGCGGAACAGCCGCCCGATGACGCCGCCCAGGAAGAGCAGGGGAATGAACACCGCGACGAGCGAGATCGTCATCGACAGAATCGTGAATCCCACTTCCGCCGCGCCGTCGATCGCGGCTTGAATCGGCGCTTTGCCCATCTCGAGATGGCGTACGATGTTCTCGAGCATGACGATCGCGTCGTCGACCACGAAGCCCACGGCGAGCGTCAGCGCCATGAGCGAGAGTGTATCGAGACTGTACCCGAGCAGATACATGACCGGAAACGTCCCGACCACCGACAGCGGCAGCGCGAGGCTCGGAATCAACGTCGCCCAGACGTTGCGCAGGAACAGGAAGATCACCGCGATCACGAGCACGAGCGTGAGCAGCAGCGTGTGCTTCACGTCGCTGACGGAGTTCTGAATGCCGACCGAACGGTCGAACAACGTCTGGATACGCACGCCGCCCGGCAGATTCGGCCGCATGGAATCGAGCTCCGCGTTCACCGCCTGCGCGACCGCGACGGTGTTCGTCCCGGGCTGCCGCTGCACCGCCAGCACGATCGAACGCTGGCCGTTGAACCAGCTCGCGTTGCGATTGTTCTCGACGTCGTCCACCACACGGCCCAACGCGCCGAGCTGCACCGCCGCGCCGTTGCGATAGGACACCGTCAACGCGCGAAACGCGTTCGCGTCCTCGAGCTGGCCGCTCGCCTGCAGCGTGTACGCGGTGGTCTTGCCCCAAAGCACGCCGGTCGGCTGGCTCACGTTCTGCGCGCTGATCGCTTGCGCGACTTCGTCGATCCCGATCTTGCGATACGCCATCGCCGTCGGGTCGAGCTGCACGCGTACCGCGTACTTGGCCGAGCCGAACACCTGCACCGCCGCGACGCCGTCGATCATCGATAGGCGCTGGGCTATGGTTGTCTCGCCCACTTCATCGAGCGACGTCAGCGACAGCGTTGGCGACGTCAGCGCGAAGAACAGAATTGGCGACGCCGCCGGATTCGCCTTCGAGTACGACGGCGGCGTGATCCCCTGCGGCAACTGCCGCAACGTTTTCGCGATCGCCGCCTGCACATCCTGCGCGGCCGCGTCGATGTCGCGGTCGAGACTGAACTGCAGCGTGATCGACGTCGAGCCCAGGCTCGACGTGGACGTCATGTTGTCGATGCCGGCGATCGACGAGAACTGCTTCTCGAGCGGCGTCGCGATCGCGGCGGCCATCGTCGCCGGGCTCGCGCCCGGCAGGCTCGCGTTCACGCTGATCGTCGGATAATCGACGGTCGGCAGGTCGCTGATCGCCAATCGCTTGTACGACGCGATGCCGAACACGATGATGCCCGTCATGAGCAGCAGCGTCATGACGGGACGGCGAATGAACAGCTCGGAGAACGTCATGGACGACCCGGGCCTGTGGTTGGCGCGCCGGGCGAACCAGGCGGCCGTCCTGTCGCTGGCGGCGTCGGCGCCGTCCGCGTTGTGGGCGTACCGCCTCGGCCGCCGGCCGGTGTCGTCGAACCGGGTGTGATCGTCGCGGGTGTCGTCGCGCCCGTCGGTGTGCGCGTTACGCTCGGCGTCGTCGCGGGCGTTTGAATCGTTCGCGTCTGCGGCGTCGTTTGCGCCGACGGTGACTGCACGAACGATCCGGCATTGCCGCGCGTCGGTGCGACGCGCGTGTCCGCGGCGCTGCCACCAGGCGTGCCGCGTCCTTGGCCCTCAGGCGCCGCGCTGCCTGAACCGCCCGCTCGTCCGGCTGTCGTATAGTTGGGATTCGAAAGCTCGCCCGCCGCGGTGCCAGAGGTGGTTTCGAGTCCGCCGGCGCGCGACGTGTCGCCGTTCGTGTTGATTATCGCCACCTTGCTGCCGGGATTGAGTCGCGACTGGCCGTCGATCACGACGCGCTCCCCGGCCTGCAAACCGCTTCGCACGACGGTGAGATCGTTCACCTGCACACCCGGCGCGACGTTGCGCGTCGTCGCCCTTCCCGTGTTGTCCACGACATACACGTACGCGCCTTGTTGGCCCGTGAGCACCGCGTCCGTCGGAACTCCGACGACGCCGCGCTGCACGTCGAGCTCGATGGTGAGGAACACCAGCTCGCCCGGCCACATGCGCCGTCCGACATTCTCGAACCGGGCCTTGCCCGTGACGGTGCCGGTGAGCGAGTCCACGGTGTTGTCGAGAAAGCTGAGCTGCCCGCGCTCGCTCGTCGGCGTGCTGTCGCTGGCATTCGCCGTGACGACGAGTGGATGCGCCGCGACCGCGCGCTGCAGCCCGTCGAAGTCCTGCTCGAGCACCGGAAAGCGCACGAGCACGGGACTGAGCTGATTGATCACGACGAGCGGACCGGTCGACGGTCCCACGTTGTTTCCCGGCCGAACCAGCAGACTTCCTGTGCGACCGGCAATCGGCGCGCGAATCGTCGCGAAGCCGAGATTCACTTCGGCGGAGCGTAATGCAGCGCGATCAGCTTGCGCGGTCGCCGCCTGCGCGACGGCCGTTGCATGCGCTTGATCGGACTGCGAACGACTGACGTATCCCATGTCCGCCAGCTTCTTGTATCGTTCGTCATCGCGACGTGCGGCTTCGGCCTGTGCTTCATCGCGTGCGAGCGCCGCGCGCGCTTGATCGACCGCCGCGTCTAGCGGACGCGGATCGATGTGAAACAGCACCTGTCCCTTCTGAACGAAGTCGCCTTCCTTGAACGCGCTGCTCAATAGCGAACCGCTCACCTGCGCCGTGACGGCAACGGTTTGCATGGGCTCGACGACGCCGCTCGCCAAGATGTCGATGGGCGCGTTGACGAGCGTTGCCGTCGCGACGCGCACCGGCGTCGCGGGCGGTCCCTTTTTCGCCGGCGCACTACTGCACCCGATAGTTCCCAACGCGGCGGCCGTCAGCGCGGCGAGCCCCACGCGTCGAATGATCCTCATCATCTGCCATTCACCAGAGGTATGTTGGGCCGCCCAAGGCGGTCGAGCGATCCCGTATCGTGCGCCAGCTGCGCGAGCGCAGTCTGCCATTCCCATCGCGCCTGGATCTCATCGGCGCGTGCACTCACCAGCGCACTGCGCGCGAGCAACACGTCGACGATGGTGCCCACGCCCTCGCGATACCGCCCGAGCGCAACGTCGGCCGATTGCTGCGCGCTCGCGAGCTCGTCGCCCGCGGCGCTCACGCGCTGTGTCGCGGTCTGCAATGCCGCATACGACGTGTACACCTGCAATGAGATCTGTAGCTGCGTCGACGCGACGCGCGCGAGTCCCGCATCGTACAGCTCGCGCGCGGCGCGCACGTCGTATTGCCGTGAGAAGCCGTTGAAGACCGGAATCTGCAGGCCGAGCACGAGCGACGTGGTGTGCGAGGTCGTCAGGTTCGTTCCCTGAATCGGCTGCACGAAACTCTCGGCGGAGCTGAAGGTCAGCGCGGGATAACCCGCCGAGCGTGCGATCCGAACCTCCGCCGCGAGCACCTTGGCGTCGGCGCGCGCTTCCGCCAGCTCGGGCCGCGTCGCAATCGCGCGATTGACCAGCGTATCGACGCTCGCGGCGACCGTGCTCACCGAGTCCGTCGGCGTGAAGCTCGGAATGTCGAATCGCGCGTTGGCCTGGAGACCCATCGCCGTCGCGAGATTCGCGCGCGCCGACAGGAGCTGGCCTTCGAGCGTCGCCAGTTGAAAGCGCGCCTGCGCGAGCGCGGTCCGTGTTTGCAGCACTTCCTCGAGCGTGCCGACGCCGACACGCAGTCGCGCTTCCGAGGCAGCGGTATCGGCCGCCGCTTCCTGCACCGCGACTCGCTGCGCATCGCGCAGCGCGCGCGTCGCGACGAACGAAAAAAGCGTGGATTGCGCCTCCAGCACGACGTCCTGAATCGTCGCGTTGTGCGCGAGGTCCGACGAGATCGCGCGTTGCCGTGCGGCTTCGATGGTTCCGGCGCGGCCACCGAAATCAAAGATGAGATATGAGAGCGACACGGACGGCGTGAGCTGGACTCGCGTCGCGCCGCCGCCACCACCGGATGTCGTTCCGGTTCGCGTGCCGCCGGTGGAGTCCGTGCCGATGCCTGTCCCGCCGTTTCCGCCGATTCCGCCGTTTCCGGAATTCGAAACGACGGTGCCGCCGCTCCCCGACGTGCGAATCGCGTTGACGTTGGCGTTGATGCTCGGGAACAACTCGCCGCGCGCCGCACCGTATTCGTCGGCCGCGGCGCGGGCATTCGCCCACGCTTCGCGCGTTGCCGGATTGTTCCGCAGCGCGAGATCCACGACGTCGGTGAGCGACAGCATGCGCGCGGACGCGTTGGCCGCCGAATCGGCGCGCAGCGCGTCCGTCGCGCCGGGCGCCCGCGGCGGGTCTGCGGGCGGCGGCGGCGTGCGGGCTTGCGCCGGTACCGTCCACGGCGTGGACGGGTCGGGTGAGGCGCCAGGGACGCCGTCGATGTGCGGCATTCCCGGTGTGCATGCGCTCGCCATGAATATGATCGTTGCCGCCGCGGTGGCCCAGCGGGCCAGCGTGGGGCTAGGACACTTGCGCCGATAGTTCATTACGGCGCTCTGAAGTGCAGAACTAGGGCCGTTGCGCCCGCCGTCGCTTGGACGCAGAATGAAGAATCGTGAACGCACCCGTGTTCGGTTCGCTTCGCCGGGGTTGTCTCGGCCTCGCCCTCGTCTGCTCGGTCACCGCAGCGCGCGGCCCGGTGCTGCCCGCACAGCAGGGAAGTGCTCGTCCGACCGACGAGACGCTCTACGCGAACGCGGTGTCGCTGATCGCCGACAGCGCCATTCACCGTCTCGACTTCTTTCCGCCGCGCGCGCAGCTTCGCGTGCAGCTCCTTTTCCTTTCGCCGCGCGATTCGTCCGCGGCGGTGTTCTTCGAGATCGCGCGGCGCAGCGACGTCTCCGCCATCCAGATCGACGCGACGATGAGCCGCTTCGAGCACATGCCGGTGCCGGATGATCTTCACGAGCTCAACCGCGAATTATTGACGTCGCTGCGCACGGCGCGCGGCGCGCTCGATCATTTGGGGGCGGCCGCAAAGGCGTGTCAGTTGGACGCCACGTCGGTGGCGCGTTGCCAAGGCCCGTTCACGTCGGCGTCGCGCGCGGTGGCCACGGCGTACGACCATTATCTGTCGACCCGAGCGCGCATTGCCCGCCAGATCACCGACACGCAGACGATTCTTCCGGCGTTCGTGGTGTCGTCGCGGCGGTAGGGGCGCGGCGGTGCGCCTCACGTGTCGTCCCGAGCGGAGGCGCAGCTAATGTGTCATCCCGAGCGGAGGCGCGGAGCGCCGGAGTCGAGGGACCCCCGTCCGGTGGAGGAGTCGTAGGCAAGGGTCCGCTGAGAAGGGGGTCCCTCGACTCGCTCGCTCGCGATGACACCCGAAACGCTTACATCCCCTCCTGTTGAATTCCGACAGGAGCGTGATATCTTCTGTCGGAACCCGACAGAAGGCAGCGCGTGGCACACGACCAGTCCGACGTACTCCGCGGCACCCTCGACCTGCTGATCCTGAAGACGCTCACCCTCGAGCCCATGCACGGCTGGGGCATCAGCGCGCGCATCCAGCAGTTCTCCCGCGGCATTCTCGACGTCAACCAGGGCTCGCTCTACCCGGCGCTCCAGCGGCTCGAGCAGAAAGGGTGGATCGTCAGCGCGTGGCAAACCACCGAAAACAATCGACGCGCGAAGTACTACGCGCTCTCGGCCTCGGGACGACGCGCCGTCGGCACCGAGACCACGAACTGGCGCCGGTACGTCGAAGCCGTCGAGCTCATTCTCGACATCGCGTAGCACCCTCAGGAAGCCAAGGAGCGACGCATGGGCATTCTCTCCGGCATTCGCGCGCGCCTCCGCGCGCTCTTCAAGCGCACCACCGCCGATCGCGAGCTCTCCGAGGAGATTCAGTTCCATATCGAGCTCGAGACGGAAAAGAACGTTCGCCTGGGGATGCCGCCCGCCGAAGCGCGCCGTGCGGCGCTGGCGCACTTCGGTGGCGTGCTGCGCGTGCGCGAGGACCATCGCGACGTGCGACGGCTGCAATGGATCGAGGACTTCGTGACGGACGCGCGCTTCGCGGTGCGCTCGCTCCGCCGCAGTCCCGCGCTCGCGGGCGCCGCGATCGTCACGCTGGCGCTTGGCATTGGCGCCAACGTCGCGATCTTCTCCGCCGTGAACGCGGTCGTGCTGCAGCCGCTGCCGTTCCCGGACCAGGATCGGTTGATGGTCATCACCGAGGAGAATCCGGAGAAGCATTGGCATCTCCAGGTCGCGGCGCCGGCAAATTTGCTCGATTGGCGCGCCGGCGTGTCCGACTTCGCCGACGTCTCCGGCCACGTCGACGGCGTCGGACACGCAACGCTCACCGGCCGCGGCGATCCACAGTTGCTCATGAGCGGCTACGTCACCGGCAATTTCTTCTCGACGCTTGGCCAGCGCGCGGCGCTCGGGCGCGTGTTCGATTTCGAGGATACGTGGACGCACGGCAAGCATCACGTCGCCGTGCTGAGCGATCGGGGCTGGCGCAGTCACTTCGGCGCCGATCCCTCGATCGTCGGCAAGTCGATCGTCATCGATGGACAGTCGGTCGAAGTCGTCGGCGTTACGCAACCGGGATTCGCCTTTCCCACCGACAACGTCGATGTCTGGCAGTCGATCGAATGGGACAAGACCAAGACGGGAGACATCGGCTTTCGCCGCGCGCACTACATGCGTGCCGTCGCCCGCCTCAAGCCGGGCGTGACGCAGGAGCACGCGAACGCGCAGTTGCAGGCAGTCGTCGCGCGCCTCAAGCACGACTATCCCGCGACGAACAAGGTGATGGGCGCCGCGATGATGCCCATGCACGACTTCCTCGTCGGCGATACACGGCTGCCGCTGCTCGTGCTGCTCACGTCTGTCGGTTTCCTCCTGCTCATCGCGTGCGCGAACGTCGGCAATCTCCTCCTCGTGCAAGCGGCCGCCCGCTCGCGCGAATCGGCGTTGCGGCTCGCGCTCGGCGCCGGTCGCGCGCGACTCGTTCGGCAAGCGATGGCTGAAAGCGTTGTCTTGTCGGCGGTCGGCGGACTGTGTGGCTTGGGCGTGGGCTGGGCGGGAACGCGCGCGTTCGTGCGTCTTCAGCCGGCGAACATGCTGCGCGTCCGGGAGTTCGGCCTCGACGGCCCCGTACTCGGCTACGTCGTGGCGATCACGCTCGTGAGCGCGATGGTCTTCGGCATTGCGCCGGCGCTGTGGACGCGCCACCGGAATCCGGCCGATTCACTGAAGGAAGGCGGCCGCGTTGCCGTGACGGGTGGCCGCGCGCGTCGCTGGGGGGATTTGCTCGTGATGAGCGAGGTCGCGCTCGCGCTGTTGATGAGCGTCGGTGCGGGCTTGCTCGTGCGCAGCTTCATGGCCATTCGCGACGTCGATCCCGGCTTCGACACGCACGGCGTGCTCGCCGCCGCGGTACAGCTCAACGCGAAGTATGACACCGCGCCGAAGATCGACGGATTCATGCGGAGCTTCGAACAGCGTCTGCACGCGATTCCAACCGTCACCGCCGCCGCGCTCTCGTCCAACGTTCCGTTCAACGGCACGTCATACACGACGGACTTCATCGTCGCGGGATGGCCGGACGGAAAGTACGGCACCGAGATCGGCAACCGGACCGTGACGCCAACTTACTTCGCGACGATGAAAGTGCCGTTGCTGCGCGGTCGTGTGTTCGGGCCGGAGGATCGGGTTGGGTCGACGCCCGTGCTGCTGATCAATCAGGCGCTCGCGTCGCAATACTTCGCCGGGCAGGATCCCGTTGGACAGCGGCTCGCGTTCGCGAAGGCGGTGACGAAGGACACGCGGTGGTACACGATCATCGGCGTCGTCGGCAGCGAACACGTCGATGCGCTCGACGTCACGCCGCGGATCGAGTGCTTTCACGCGGAAGCGCAGGAGCCGTCCCCATACATGGTGGCGTTGCTGCGGACGAGCGGCGATCCGACGTCCCTCGTGCCGTCGGTGCGCGCGACGCTCCGCGATCTCGATCCCAATCTCACGCTGCTCGAGGTCAAGACGATGGACGCCATGCGCAGCGCGTCGCTCGCGCGGGCGCGGTTCCTGACGACCTTGCTCGTGGCATTCGCGGTGATCGGTGTCGTGCTGTCCGTCGTCGGCGTGTATGGCGTGCTTGCGCATACGTCGCGCAATCGCACGCGAGAGATGGGCATTCGCGTCGCACTCGGCGCGCAGGCGTCGCAGGTGCGCTGGCTCGTCGTGCGGCAGGGATTGCGGCTTGCCGTGGGCGGGTTGTTCGTCGGGCTCGTGATCGCGCTGTTCGCGACGCGGGTGATGACGAAACTCCTATTTCATGTCGCGCCAAACGATCCGGGAACGCTGGTCGGCGTGATCGTGCTGCTGGCGGCAACGAGCGCGGTCTCGGCGTGGATCCCTGCGTCCGCGGCCAGTCGCGCCGATCCGGTGGTGGCGTTGCGGGCGGATTGACAAGACTGTGTCACTCACGTCACCGGCGGCACCCGATCGTCCGGCGGCACGAAGTTCGACAGGAACAACCGCTCCTGCGGCGTCAGGCTGTTCAGTCCCTTCGCGCTGATCTTGTCGAGAATGCGATTGACCTCGTCGCGATTGACTTCGTGAATCCGGTTCAGGTCGACGCGTTTCCAGTTGCCGAGCGTTTCCTTGGGGACCGCGGCGCCGACGGCCTTGGGGCGGAACCGCCGCGTGCCCGAGGCGCGACTCAGATAGAACAGGTAGGCCGCCGCTCCGACGAAGCCACCGAGATGGCAGAAGTCAGCGACGCCCGATTGTGAACCGTGCAGGCCGCTCCAGAGCGCGAGCATGACCTGAATCCCGATCGCCAGGACGACGGGGACCGGAACGAAGAAATACAGAAGGATCTGTGCATCCGGCCAGAAGCGCGCGAAGGCGAGCATGACGCCGAATACGGCGCCTGATGCCCCGATGACTGCCGAGTTGAAGGC belongs to Gemmatimonadaceae bacterium and includes:
- a CDS encoding ABC transporter permease — its product is MGILSGIRARLRALFKRTTADRELSEEIQFHIELETEKNVRLGMPPAEARRAALAHFGGVLRVREDHRDVRRLQWIEDFVTDARFAVRSLRRSPALAGAAIVTLALGIGANVAIFSAVNAVVLQPLPFPDQDRLMVITEENPEKHWHLQVAAPANLLDWRAGVSDFADVSGHVDGVGHATLTGRGDPQLLMSGYVTGNFFSTLGQRAALGRVFDFEDTWTHGKHHVAVLSDRGWRSHFGADPSIVGKSIVIDGQSVEVVGVTQPGFAFPTDNVDVWQSIEWDKTKTGDIGFRRAHYMRAVARLKPGVTQEHANAQLQAVVARLKHDYPATNKVMGAAMMPMHDFLVGDTRLPLLVLLTSVGFLLLIACANVGNLLLVQAAARSRESALRLALGAGRARLVRQAMAESVVLSAVGGLCGLGVGWAGTRAFVRLQPANMLRVREFGLDGPVLGYVVAITLVSAMVFGIAPALWTRHRNPADSLKEGGRVAVTGGRARRWGDLLVMSEVALALLMSVGAGLLVRSFMAIRDVDPGFDTHGVLAAAVQLNAKYDTAPKIDGFMRSFEQRLHAIPTVTAAALSSNVPFNGTSYTTDFIVAGWPDGKYGTEIGNRTVTPTYFATMKVPLLRGRVFGPEDRVGSTPVLLINQALASQYFAGQDPVGQRLAFAKAVTKDTRWYTIIGVVGSEHVDALDVTPRIECFHAEAQEPSPYMVALLRTSGDPTSLVPSVRATLRDLDPNLTLLEVKTMDAMRSASLARARFLTTLLVAFAVIGVVLSVVGVYGVLAHTSRNRTREMGIRVALGAQASQVRWLVVRQGLRLAVGGLFVGLVIALFATRVMTKLLFHVAPNDPGTLVGVIVLLAATSAVSAWIPASAASRADPVVALRAD
- a CDS encoding efflux RND transporter permease subunit; its protein translation is MTFSELFIRRPVMTLLLMTGIIVFGIASYKRLAISDLPTVDYPTISVNASLPGASPATMAAAIATPLEKQFSSIAGIDNMTSTSSLGSTSITLQFSLDRDIDAAAQDVQAAIAKTLRQLPQGITPPSYSKANPAASPILFFALTSPTLSLTSLDEVGETTIAQRLSMIDGVAAVQVFGSAKYAVRVQLDPTAMAYRKIGIDEVAQAISAQNVSQPTGVLWGKTTAYTLQASGQLEDANAFRALTVSYRNGAAVQLGALGRVVDDVENNRNASWFNGQRSIVLAVQRQPGTNTVAVAQAVNAELDSMRPNLPGGVRIQTLFDRSVGIQNSVSDVKHTLLLTLVLVIAVIFLFLRNVWATLIPSLALPLSVVGTFPVMYLLGYSLDTLSLMALTLAVGFVVDDAIVMLENIVRHLEMGKAPIQAAIDGAAEVGFTILSMTISLVAVFIPLLFLGGVIGRLFREFAVVIATSILVSGVVSLTFTPMLSSRLLRAEGNKAHGRFYNVTERAWDWTLDKYKTTLDWTMAHRALSMIFSLLVLVGTVVLFKIIPSGFIPDQDTGQINISTQAAQGTSFEDMVRRQQQIAAIVQRDTNVNSLMSSVGGGGGSSASNTGRLSVTLKPLGKRLAAQDVVNELRGKLARIPGIQAFPSLPPAIQIGGRSARAAYQFTMQSSDVDALYTGAMKLQSAAQQSNLLQDVNSDMQNSNPQINVQIDRTRAAAFGVTADQIESSLYDAYGSRQAGLIYTPANEYSVILELEPQYQQDLSALNLLFIRAQSGTLVPLRAVASLTRTVGPVSINHSGQMPSVTISFNLAPGVSLGAATSELEQLAARDLPNGITTAFSGTAQVFQQTQAGLLVLIVLAVFVIYMVLGVLYESFIHPITILSGLPFAAFGALLALWICHVELSVFAFVGIILLIGIVKKNAIMMVDFAVETERTEHKPPGESIVHAAHIRFRPIMMTTVAALVGTLPVALATGMGSESRRPLGIAVVGGLAFSQLVTLYITPVVYTYLDPLNRRLERKLARDKKKQAGAAGPAVVDAVG
- a CDS encoding rhomboid family intramembrane serine protease, translating into MTPWVRRLIIANVIMYFLEQVLPGITRLLDLVPALILVRPWTLVTYMFLHDPSGITHILFNMLTLYFFGPRVEERMGSRRFLILYFISGLAGAAASFLFAFNSAVIGASGAVFGVMLAFARFWPDAQILLYFFVPVPVVLAIGIQVMLALWSGLHGSQSGVADFCHLGGFVGAAAYLFYLSRASGTRRFRPKAVGAAVPKETLGNWKRVDLNRIHEVNRDEVNRILDKISAKGLNSLTPQERLFLSNFVPPDDRVPPVT
- a CDS encoding TolC family protein: MPHIDGVPGASPDPSTPWTVPAQARTPPPPADPPRAPGATDALRADSAANASARMLSLTDVVDLALRNNPATREAWANARAAADEYGAARGELFPSINANVNAIRTSGSGGTVVSNSGNGGIGGNGGTGIGTDSTGGTRTGTTSGGGGGATRVQLTPSVSLSYLIFDFGGRAGTIEAARQRAISSDLAHNATIQDVVLEAQSTLFSFVATRALRDAQRVAVQEAAADTAASEARLRVGVGTLEEVLQTRTALAQARFQLATLEGQLLSARANLATAMGLQANARFDIPSFTPTDSVSTVAASVDTLVNRAIATRPELAEARADAKVLAAEVRIARSAGYPALTFSSAESFVQPIQGTNLTTSHTTSLVLGLQIPVFNGFSRQYDVRAARELYDAGLARVASTQLQISLQVYTSYAALQTATQRVSAAGDELASAQQSADVALGRYREGVGTIVDVLLARSALVSARADEIQARWEWQTALAQLAHDTGSLDRLGRPNIPLVNGR
- a CDS encoding efflux RND transporter periplasmic adaptor subunit translates to MMRIIRRVGLAALTAAALGTIGCSSAPAKKGPPATPVRVATATLVNAPIDILASGVVEPMQTVAVTAQVSGSLLSSAFKEGDFVQKGQVLFHIDPRPLDAAVDQARAALARDEAQAEAARRDDERYKKLADMGYVSRSQSDQAHATAVAQAATAQADRAALRSAEVNLGFATIRAPIAGRTGSLLVRPGNNVGPSTGPLVVINQLSPVLVRFPVLEQDFDGLQRAVAAHPLVVTANASDSTPTSERGQLSFLDNTVDSLTGTVTGKARFENVGRRMWPGELVFLTIELDVQRGVVGVPTDAVLTGQQGAYVYVVDNTGRATTRNVAPGVQVNDLTVVRSGLQAGERVVIDGQSRLNPGSKVAIINTNGDTSRAGGLETTSGTAAGELSNPNYTTAGRAGGSGSAAPEGQGRGTPGGSAADTRVAPTRGNAGSFVQSPSAQTTPQTRTIQTPATTPSVTRTPTGATTPATITPGSTTPAGGRGGTPTTRTAPTPPATGRPPGSPGAPTTGPGRP
- a CDS encoding PadR family transcriptional regulator: MAHDQSDVLRGTLDLLILKTLTLEPMHGWGISARIQQFSRGILDVNQGSLYPALQRLEQKGWIVSAWQTTENNRRAKYYALSASGRRAVGTETTNWRRYVEAVELILDIA